In Candidatus Liberibacter africanus PTSAPSY, the genomic stretch AGATAAGTGTTTTACGTTCCTATGCTCGGTATCTCCGCCAGGCGGCTGTTACATGGTCACAAGACTTGATTGCGTATATTTTAAGTAAAAATCCTGCAATTAGTCAGTTACTTTTTAGTCTTTTTCGAAATCGTTTTGATCCAATTTTATCCGAGCAGGAGAGAGAGAAATCCACTAATGAAATTTTAAAAGAGATAGATTCTGCTTTATTAAAAGTTCCTAGTTTAGATGATGATACTGTATTGCGTCTTTATGTTAACTTAATTCTAGGTACCTTGCGTACTAATTACTTCCAAAAACATCAAGGTGATGTTCCGCTCGTATTTAAATTTGATTCTTCTAAAATCAATAGTATTGGGACAGATGAACTGCATAGGGAGATTTTTGTATATGGTGTTGAGGTTGAAGGTGTTCATTTAAGATATGGGAAAATAGCGCGGGGTGGTTTACGCTGGTCTGATAGGGCTGCAGATTATCGTACAGAAGTTCTCGGGTTGGTGAGGGCGCAAAAAGTTAAGAATGCGGTCATTGTTCCTGTAGGTGCCAAAGGGGGTTTTTATCCTAAAAGATTGCCATCTGAAGGATCTAGAAATGAAGTGATTAAAATAGGTAGTGACGCTTATAAGACCTATGTTCGTGCGTTGCTGTCTATAACTGATAACTTTGAAGGGAAAGAGATTGTTAATCCAGATAATACTGTTTGTATAGATGGGTACGATCCTTATTTTGTTGTTGCCGCAGATAAGGGAACGGCAACTTTTTCAGATACGGCAAATAGCTTAGCTCAAGAAACAAAATTTTGGTTAGATGATGCTTTTGCTTCTGGTGGATCAATGGGTTATGATCATAAAAAAATGGGCATTACGGCACGTGGCGCTTGGGAAACGGTAAAGAGGCATTTTCGTGAGATGGATATCGATATCCAATCTATGCCTTTTACTGTGGCAGGTGTTGGCGATATGTCAGGAGATGTATTTGGAAATGGCATGCTTTTATCTAGAAATATTAAGCTTGTCGCTGCCTTTGATCGTAGTGATATATTTATTGACCCAGATCCAGATTTGGAAACCACTTTTGATGAACGTAAGAGGCTTTTTGATTCTCCGTCTTCAAGTTGGCAGGATTTTGATAGAAAAGTCTTGTCTAAGGGTGGAATGATTATTTCGCGAAGAGAGAAAGCGGTGCAGTTGAATCCAGAAGCTGCTGCTGTCATAGGGATATCGAAAAAAATAGCTACGCCTTCTGAAATAGTGTCAGCAATTTTGATGGCTCCCGTTGATCTTTTATGGTTCGGAGGTATTGGAACTTATGTTTGTGCACCTAAAGAAAATAATGCTGATATAGGGGATAAAGCGAACAATCTTGTGCGTGTAACTGCTGATAAAGTGCGGGCAAAGGTTATAGGAGAAGGAGCTAATCTTGGGCTTACGCAGCAAGCTCGGATTGTTTATGCGTTAAATGGCGGACGTATTAATTCTGATTCTATTGATAATTCAGGTGGAGTTAATTGTTCTGATTTAGAAGTAAATATAAAGATTGCCTTAGCTTCAGCTATGCGTGATGGAAGGCTTACTTTAAAGGATCGTAATAAGCTGTTAATCTCAATGACTTCTGAAGTAGTTGAGCTTGTTTTGCGTAATAACTATTTACAATCGTTAGCTATTTCGTTGGAATCACGTAAAAGTATGGCGATGATGTGGAATTTTGCGCAGTTGATGAAGTTTTTGGAGAAGGAAGGGTCTCTGAATAGAGAAGTCGAACATTTATCAAGTGTTACGTCTTTCGAAGAGCGTGTTCGAGATGAGATTCCTTTTAGTCGTCCTGAAATTGGTATTTTACTTTCGTATGCTAAGTTGAAATTATCGGAGCAATTATTGGAATCTAATCTCATAGATGATCCATTTTTCTCTAATTTATTGTTGAGTTATTTCCCGCGACAATTGAGTCAACTGTATCCTAAAGATGTTATGAATCATCAGCTACGTAGAGCGATTATTGCAACAGTTCTAGCTAATGGAATTATCAATAAAGGTGGTTCTTGTTTTGTTGTGAGCCTAGTTAAGGAAACCAGTTCCTCCATCGAAGATGTTGTGCGTTCCGCTATCATAGCAGATGCTGGATATGAATTAGAATCCCTTTGGAAAGAAGTGGATAAGTTAGATAACCAGATTAGTGGAGAGCTCCAGAATAAGATATATGAAGAGATTAGGTTGATTTTTATTAATCTTACACGTCTTCTTATCAAAAATGGAAAGTTTATTGGAGACATTGGTAATGCAGTCAAGCGTATTGTAACGGCATTTCATCAATTGAATAGTTTGTTGCAGAAAAAGATACCTGCAGAATGGTCAGAACGCTTTAATAATAGGGTGATGAATCTCACAAACAAAGGTTTCCCAGTAGATCTTGCGAACAAGATTGTTCGTATGCAATTTTTAATGGTAGTTCCGGATTTAATTGATATATCAGAAACTTGTGATACGAGTTTATTGGTAGTTCTAGATATGTGGTCAGCTATTTCGGAAGGATTAGGAGTTGATAGATTACTATCTGTTGCTAATAATGTTAAGGTAGATGATCATTATGAGGGTCTTGCATTGTCGGCGGGTTTGGATTGGATGTATTCTGCGCGACGTGAGATGATTGCAAAAGCCATTACTACTAGCAGTTCTGTTGACACTATTATGCGAAATGAGAAATGGAAGGAAGTCAAAGATCAAGTTTTTGACATTCTTTCTTCCGAAGACGAAGTAACTGTTGCACATATAACAGTAGCAACGCATCTTTTGTCTGGTTTTCTTTTAAAAATATAATTAAGATATAATAAGTAAGTCAACAATTTCTCATCGATGTTTCAGTTATTTAAACCGCAAAGATTATTCGTTTATTGCATATTATTTTTAGAATTTTTTGTTTTTTAGGTACATATTGCCTGTGTTTTATGCGTACTTTTCCTCAAGATATACATTAAACAAACATCTTGCATATGGTGTTAGTGGGATAATCCTGTCTGAATAAAAATGATGGATGCATTGATATATATATGGAGTTATGATTTTTAATAACTGCTTTGTAATATATGATTATGAAACATTTGGCAAAAATCCTGCATTGGATCGTCCTGCGCAGTTTGCTGGTGTGCGCGTTGATCACCAATGGGAAAAGATAGAGAGTAAAGAATCATTTTTTTGCAAACCTACTGATGATTATTTGGTGGATCCAGAATCAGTGTTGATTACGGGAATTACGCCACAAAAAGCATTGCGTGATGGTATTTTAGAAGCTGAGTTTGCTCAGCGCATTCATCAATTTTTTAGTGAACCTAATACTTGTATTGTGGGTTACAACAATATTCGATTTGATGATGAATATAGTCGTAATATTTTCTATCGTAATTTTTATGACCCATATGGTTGGAGTTGGAAAAATGGAAATTCTCGATGGGATTTATTGGATGTTATACGTGCCATTCATGATTTTTCTCCGGCGGGTATTAAATGGCCTTGTAGAAATGATGGTGCTCCTAGTTTTAAGCTTCAAGATTTGGTGCTTGCAAATGGCATTGAATATGTAAATGCACATGATGCAGAGGCAGATGTTTATGCTACTCTTGCGCTTGCTAAATTAGTACGTCGCAAAAAGCCTAAATTATTTCAGTATTTGTATGATCATCGTGATAAAAATATTCTGAGAAAATTGGTTGACATTCAGAACATGGTTCCATTAGTACATGTTTCAGGGATGTTTGGAAATCTTTTGGGAAATACTGCCTTGATTGCCCCTATAGCATGGCACCCTAATTATAAGGATCAATTAATCAGCTGTAACTTAAGTGGTGATATGAGAGTATTCCAGAATTATGATAGCGATAATCTGGCAAAAAAATTATTTACAAGCCGTGATAAATCAAATAGTTCAGTTTCTATTCCTATCAAATTAGTACATCTTAATAGATGTCCGATTCTTGTTTCTGTGGATTATTTCAGTGAAAAACATTTTAAGCGTTGGGGTATTGATTATAATCGCTGTTTAGACAATTTAGAATTATTGCGGCAACAAACTGATCTGCGAGATAAAGTCAGGTCGATATTTTCCACACCTTTTTCAACATCGCAAGACGTAGATGCTCAATTATACGATGGTTTTTTTGGAGATAAAGACCGAGCAATAATGAATCGTATCCTAGACACTAAACCAAGAGAATTATCGACATTAGATGTTCAATTTATGGATCAGCGATTACATGAATTATTCTTTCGCTATAAAGCTCGTAATTACCCCGATACATTAAATAATCAAGAGAAAAAAAAATGGTTAAAGCATCGTAAAAATATTTTTACTCAGTCTCGAATTGAAGAGTATAAACATAAAATACATGATCTCAAGATCATATATAAAGGAGATGGACAAAAAGAACAATTGATGAGCTCGTTGTTAGAATACCTCCAATGGATTATTTCAAAGGATTAAATATTGATGTATGTTACTGGAAGGATATAATTTTAAAAAGTGATAAGTTGATGCCGATAATAGGGTAAAAAATCAATTTTTTGTAATTAGATGAAAGAAGATGTGTTAGGGTAGGATTAATTATTATGGGGGCAAGTATTAGATTGTAATCTTTTGATGAAAATCTTCAGGGTGTATTATTGACATACTAGAACATGATATTTACTTTAGGATTGGTATGATGATTATTAAAATTTTTATCGTATAATTGAGATGATTGTTTTGTGTCAGAAAAAGAATAAAACACTTGATTGTTCGGTGAAATATTAGCATATCTTTTTGATGGAGAGGTGGCCGAGTGGTTGAAGGCGCACCCCTGCTAAGGGTGTATATGGAAACGTATCGAGGGTTCGAATCCCTTCCTCTCCTCCAGGAATGAAACCTTCATGTATTTTTGCTTCTACAGGAATAATTTTATCCTTTGACCTAATTTTGTATACGTTGAGTCCATGGTATTATGTGTCGAAGGCTATTTTCAGGTTATAGGATAACCGTTGCTTAAGTAAAAGATGAACTGTTTTTGATTATCTTGCGCGTTTAATAGGATATTTGTTCGTGTAGACTTTAAACGGTGAATACATTTGATGTGATAAACGATACTTTTAATGACTATGGTAGTTAAGATCTTCTAATCATAATAGCTAAAACCAAAGAGGTGGGTGCGATTGCCAAACATTTTTGGGCCATTATTATGGCTATTACCACGACTGTAGTGACTATTGTGTATCACTTTCAAGTTATCAAAGAGTGGTTTAAATCGTGATACAGTCTTTATATCGCCGGAGGGAATTTAGGTTTTTACTCCGCTTTATCCCATACGTGTTTGAAACAGTAACGGAACATGTCAAGTCCAAGAAATCAATAAAACATGATAGAATGAGGATTGAATTGGCGAAAATCAATGCCAAGAGCCTAATTGCTGTTGAAGGTATTAAAGCTGACAAGCCAGTAAGATTAGCAAGGATTAAGGGGTACAACCACAAAAGTGGTGTTAAGTGGATAGATGGCTTTAACGCTCTTGTTCGACTTTTAACAACTTTGTTTTGGATTATGGATTATCCGTTATTGGTAATTTATTTAGTGAAAGAGAACTTCATTATTCAAAGTCCTCTTGCTGTCCTTACTCTACTCTTTTTGAACAAGAGATAATAGCTTGTATCCTTTTCTTCTGGTACACCGATAAAATAGTGCAAAAAAGGGGCTAATAAAAGCTCCCATTTCTGCATTACCTTTTTATTTACTTTTACTAGGAATTTTTAACACCATCACCTGCTGTATTTGTTTGGGTAGTACTATTACCTTCTGTAGTTTTATCTGCAGGATTTTCTTTATCTTCTGTAGTTTTATCTGCAGGATTTTCTTTATCTTCTGTAGTTTTATCTGCAGGATCTTTATTTTCTTCTGCAGCGTTAATTACATTATTCTCAGAATTCTTAACAATTTCTTTTACCCCCTCAAGTAATTTCTTATTAGGATCTTCCGCTTTTTTGCATGAAGTTAACCCACCAGCAATTACTAGAGCAGGTCAAATAGTTATATATTTCAATTTTGTCATTATTCGATTCCTATGTACTAATACAATAAAAAAATTGTAATAAATTGTACTAATATATTTACGGTTGTGTCAATACATTAATAGTGCAGAAGAGCCTGGGTAGCTAATCATCTTATAAATAAATATATTTTTCTCTATTCTCACGTCGGATTTTAGGTGTGAATGATAGGCGCAAAAAGCATCGTATTATCAGATATTTAAATGCTAGCGATATATATGGTAAATTGTTAGCTTGTAGGTGTGATTGATCGGGTAAAAAATAGATTTAGATCTTCTTTTTTTAAGCATACATCTGTTCAAGCGGATTAAGATCTATTCGTTCTTGTATCGGATTGTTGCAATTAGATAGTTGATTGTTCTTTGTTCGGTTCTTTTTAGAAAGAGCTGTTTTTCATTGCCTCATCTGCGATTTCAAGATTAGAGTAAACACTTTGGATATCGTCATCTTCTTCAAGGCTGTCAATCATTTTTATGATAGACTTTACTTTATCTGCATTTGATATTCGTATAAAATTTAAGGGTTTCCATATAACGTTGATGCTCTGTGCTTCACCTATTTTTTCTTCTAATTTATTAGAAGTCGATCCTATATCGTGAAAATCACAGTAAAAGATGTACTCTTGATTTTCTAGTATTACTTCGGAAGCATCCGCTTCAATGGCCGCATCCATGGCTGTATTATAATCTCCAATTGTTGAGTGGTAAATAATTTCTCCGACTTGTTCAAAGAAGCGGGTTGCAGATCCTGTAGACCCAAGAGAGCCATTGGCTTTAGTAAAAATAGATCGTATGTTAGATGCTGTACGATTGCGATTATCAGTTAAGGCCTCAATAATGATAGCAACGCCTTCAGGTCCATATCCTTCGTATCGAATATTAGTATAATTATCTAGATCGTCGCTCCCGGCTTTTTTAATGGCACGGTCGATGTTTTCTTTGGGCATTGATTGATTTTTAGCATTTTGAATAGCTAATCTTAGGCGTGGATTTTCTAATGGATTTTGTCCAGACAATTTAGCTGATACTGTTATTTCACGAGATAACTTAGAAAATATTTTTGATCGGAGAGCGTCTTTTCGTTCTTTGCGATGCATAATGTTTTTGAATTGAGAATGTCCAGCCATCAATATAATCCCTTTTTAGCCGTTTAGTTATTAAGTATGGGATGAATATTATTTGATTTATTTTTTGCTATGTCCAAAAGTTTGGACGTATTTCCTGCAGTCTAGGGCCAATGCGTATAGGGCAAATTTTTGTAGTAAGCCCAGTTACATTGGAAATATCAGCACAAATGCCACATAATGTTGAGGGTCCATTTGCAACCACAAAACGATTACGTGGAATTTGTGTGACAAAACGATTAATAGGCTCTTCTTTATCCAAGCCAATGGATGAATTATAGTCTCCACACATTCCGAGATCGGATATATAACCAGTTCCTCCATCAAGAATCTGTGCGTCGGCAGTAGGAATGTGTGTGTGAGTGCCCACTACAAGGCTAGCACGACCATCGACAAAATGTGCAAAACATTGTTTTTCACTCGTTGTTTCGGCATGAAAATCAAAAACTATAACATCTGCTTGTTCTTTTAAGGGGCACGTTTCTAAAATTTTATCAGAGGTTTTAAATGGGTCATCCAATAGAGGATTCATAAAAACTCTTCCCATGATATTAGCGACTAAGATATTTGCTCCATTTTTAGTTTGATACAATCCTGATCCATTCCCTGGAGTGTCAAGAGGATAATTTGCCGGTCGTAGTAATTGAGGGTGACGTTGAGAAAATACAAGTGCCTCTTTTTTATCCCAAGTATGGTTTCCTGTGGTTACTACATCTATTCCAATTTCCATCATTTCAAAAAATATTTTTTCTGTAATGCCAAAGCCGCCAGCGCTGTTTTCTCCATTAGCTATTACGAAATCAAGTTTAAAATCTTTAATTAAGCGTGGTAGTGTTTCGTATACAATTGATCTACCTGTTTTCCCAACTATGTCACCAAGGAATAAAAGTCTCATGCTTTCTCCGTATACTCCGCACTAAATTGATGAAATCTACTTTCTGTCAAGATTGCATGTAGACGGATATCGGTAGATTCCGCTCTAATGCATGGGGTTTCCTGAATATTGAATGCAACGCCCACGAGATAAGAATTTTTCCCTTCAAGTCGTGCACCAGCTATAGCACGATCATAATATCCTCTTCCATATCCTATACGATTTCCCTGAGAATCAAACGCAAGGAGTGGCATTAGTATGATATCAGGATTAATTTCACGATAATATGATGGTGGTGATAGAGTGCCAAAGGACGATTTTACAAGATTTTTGGGATTTTCATATTGGCGAAAAACCATTTTATTCCCCGTAATTGCTGGGAGACAAAACGAGAATTCCCTGTCCTTTATTTTGTCGATTAGGATATTTACATTAACTTCTGAGTGAATAGGATAAAAAAATGCGATTTTCATGCCTTTTTTAAACGGAATTTCTTTCGCGCCGATATTAGCTAGAGCGACGCTTTTCTCGTGACGGGATTCGTAAGAAAGATTATCGCGCATGGTTTTTTTTTCTTTGCGGATCAAGTTCTTCTGTTCTTGTAAGGTCATGTAACATCCTTATTGATACATGGCTATTATTTTAGATAACAAAAAATGTAGATTTTCATCGTTTTTTCTATCAAGATAAACGATTTGGATGAGAAGTTAAAGTATCTGGATGAATATTTTGTTATATGAGAAAAACTGTTTAGTTTATATAATATAGTAAATTATACCTTATTCACATGATGCGATTAGCACTTCATTGATTTGAGTTTTTTAAATGTTTCCCTATTTCAAATATTGCAAAAAATAGCAGGGCATATTTCAGTGAATAAGTTTAAGGGCATTAATCATCTTGGTAATAATTACATTATTTTTTTGCTGTTTTTATTGAGCAAAGTATTTTATTGAGTTAGTGTGGATTTTGAATATTCAGTGAAGCGAGAGAGGTATATCTTTTCTCATATCAGTGATTGGATAGTTGAACAGTTTCAAGAGATCAAAGTATTTCATCATGGAGAAATGTTGTATTGATAAAGTATGATTATGACTATAAAAGGATGGCAAATGCTGTTAGATTCTTATCAATAGATGCTATAGAGAATGTCAATTCTGGACATCCTGGTTTGCCGATGGGAATGGCAGATGTTATCACTGTTCTTTTTACAGAATTTATGACTTTTGATCCTAAACATCCGTTTTGGCCAAATCGGGATCGTTTTGTTTTGTCAGCAGGGCATGGATCTATACTATACTACTCTTTACTCTATCTTCTAGGTTATCAAGATATAACAATTGATGATATAAAAAGATTTCGAACAATTGGCTCTAAAGCAGCAGGTCATCCCGAATATGGTTTTTTTTCTGGTGTCGAAGCAACGACTGGTCCTTTGGGGCAAGGAATTGCCAATGCTGTTGGGATGGCTATTGCAGAGCGTAAATTAAGGGATGAATTTGGTGGTTTGTTAATCGATCATCACACCTATGTATTGGTTGGTGATGGTTGTTTAATGGAAGGTATAAGCCAAGAAGCAATTTCGTTAGCAGGACATCTTGGATTAAGTAAATTAATTGTGCTTTGGGATAATAATGGTATTTCGATAGATGGTTCTATTTCTTTTGCAGACTCTACGGATCAACATGCTAGATTTCGTGCTTCTGGATGGAATACGATTTCTGTTAATGGACATGATCATCAAGCTGTAATATCTGCTCTTAGAGAATCTCAGAAATCCGACAAACCAACGATGATTGCTTGTGAAACAATTATTGGTTTTGGATCTCCTGGTAAAGCAGGGACAAATAAAGTACATGGCTCTGCGTTGGGCCCAGAAGAAACAAAAGCTACTCGTAAAGCATTGAATTGGGATTTAGATCCCTTTTGTATTCCTGATGATATAATGCAAAAATGGCGCTTAGCCGGATTACGTTCTTCTAAATCAAGAGAAGATTGGCAAGGACGATTTTATTCCGTTGATCGTAGTGTTCAGAAAGAGTTTGAACGACGATTTTCAGATGAACTCCCTGATTGTTTTGATAATACCTTTATGAATTTGAAGAAAAAAATTGAACATTCTAAGCCTGCAATTGCTACTAGAAAATCTTCTGAACTTGTTTTAGAGGAGGTGAATGATTGTTTGCCAGAACTCATAGGAGGATCAGCAGATCTTACTGGTTCTAATGGCACGAAAACTAGTCAAATGAAATCCATTTCGAGTAGTGATTTTTCAGGCCGTTATTTGCATTATGGTATTCGTGAGCACGCAATGGCTGCTATGATGAATGGGATAGCATTGCACAAGGGATTGATCCCATATTCAGGAACATTCATGGTATTTTCTGATTATAGTCGTCCTGCAATAAGATTAGCATCTTTGATGGGGATTAGGGTAATTCATGTTTTGACGCATGATTCTATAGGGGTAGGAGAAGATGGTCCTACACATCAACCTGTAGAACATTTAGCAGCATTAAGAGCTATTCCTAATCTTTTAGTCTTTAGACCCGCAGATTCAGTAGAGACACTGGAATGTTGGCAAAAAGCTCTTAAGGAAAAGAGTCGTCCATCTGTGATATCGTTGTCCAGACAAAATTTGCCGTTTCTTCGTGAAAAATCTGAAGAAGAAAATTTATGTTCTTTCGGGGCGTATAACTATATAAATTGTCCTAATGCACAGGTTACCATTTTTTCTTCAGGTTCTGAATTAAAAATTGCCGCAGAAGCATGTAAATTATTGTCAAATCGTAATATTTCTACTCGTGTGGTATCAGTTTCTTGTTTTGAATTGTTTTTTGAGCAATCAGATAGGTATCGTGAGCAGATTATAGGATCATCTCCGATTAAGATCGCAGTTGAGGCAGGCATACGTCAAGGGTGGGATGCTTTTATCGGATCTGATGGTTTTTTCGTTGGGATGAAGGGTTTTGGAGCATCAGGATCTTGTGATATGCTTTATCAACATTTTGGCATCGATGCTGTCACAATTGTTGATATAGTAGAAAAAAAAATATCAAGGTAATTTTTTAATTTTTCTAGATGTTTCTTTATATTATGGGGAAGGGAAGAATGGTTCGTAAAGTTGCTATAAATGGTTTTGGTCGTATTGGACGATGTATTCTTCGTTCCGCAGTTGAATCAGGACGAGATGATATTAGGATTACGGCGATTAATGATCTTAATCCTATAGAGAAGATTGCTCATTTGTTGCGATATGATTCGGTGCATGGAAGATTTCCAAGAGAGGTAAAAGTTATAGGTGATGTCATAGATGTTGGTTTAGGGCCTATAAAGGTAACTAACATTCGTGATCCACATGATTTACCATGGGATGATGTTGATGTGGCTATGGAGTGTACTGGTTTTTTTGTAACTAAAGATCAAGCTTCTATACATTTATCGAATGGTTCTAAGCGTGTTTTGGTATCTGCGCCATGTAAAGGAATAGAAAAAACTATTGTTTATGGTGTAAATCACCAATCATTAAATAAAGATGATTTTGTTGTTTCAAACGCTTCTTGTACCACTAATTGTTTAGTGCCACTGGTTCATGTTATAGATAAAAAATTTGGGATTGAAAAAGGTTATATGACGACTGTTCATTCCTATACAGGTGATCAGCATATTTTAGATGCAGGACATAGTGATCTTTATCGTGCACGATCAGCAGCTATATCAATGATCCCCACATCTACTGGCGCGGCTAAAGCGGTAGAGTTAGTTTTGCCAAATCTTAAAGGTAAGTTAGATGGTTCATCTATTCGAGTTCCTACGCCTAATGTATCTCTAGTGGATTTAACATGTGTAGTAAGTCGTAGTGTGAGTGTTGATGAAATTAATGTAGCGATGAAATCTTTCTCCGAAGGAGAGTTAAAAAATATTTTAGGCTATGTTTCTCAGCCATTGGTGTCTATAGATTTTAATCATACTACCTATTCATCTATATTTGCTGCTGATCAGACGAAGGTGGTTTCTAATAATCTTCTTCGTGTTATGTCTTGGTACGATAATGAATGGGGTTTTTCTAATCGCATGTTGGATACATCGTCTGTAATGGCGAATCTTTCGTAGAAGGTAGTTGTTATCGGAGTTATACTTTTTGTATTTAAAAGAAAGATATGGGAGGATTATGTTCTATCGCCTCAGTGATTATGTGGATTCGGTTTTGAGTGGAAAGGTAGAATGATGATTCGTCTTAGAACCATGGATGATCTTGGGGATATAAGGGGACTTTGTTGTTTATTACGTGTTGATTGGAATGTTCCATTTATAGGATCAAAGGTTGCAGATACTACGCGTATCGAGCGTGTAATCCCTACGATTCTTGAGCTTATAGAAAAGAAAGCAAAAATTGTTATTCTTTCTCATTTAGGGCGTCCGCGGAATAAATTAGATCAAGAGTTTTCTTTATCTCGCGTGATTTCTACAGCAGAATCAATCCTTAATAAAAAGATACTTTTTGTGCAGGATTGCATAGGTACTTCATTATCTCAATCAATTGCTTCTCTATCAGAAGGAAGTATTATTCTTGCAGAAAATGTTCGTTTTTATTCAGAAGAGGAGAAAA encodes the following:
- a CDS encoding NAD-glutamate dehydrogenase; this translates as MLVRELKRNKIIDEVDAAIDVLGLPAFNAATIFGKASIDDLEKYTPQMLALTSNIAHDIFMGWHNSSAYCIDIRGVEGITPSGMSTSIITVIVDDIPFLYQSIIGEIVANRRNLTMAIHPVFTKYQDGSWQLYSPDSSDIIQQKISLIQIHCPQVTVKEAEEIKKQLIFIIEQLKLVSQDSQAMLASLNKIQQSFSDLKNIKNNSQEYIVESLTFLNWLKEDNFQFMGMRYHSLIAGQEKIKLDHGIALGLGVLRDPDISILSFDQGDTRVTPEICHFVEGHDFVIITKSDIISVIYRRACMDYIGIRHFDENGNVIGELHVVGFFTHLVYSQRASKIPLLREKIVKVQNLLNFHPNSHSSRMLQNTLEFYPRDEFFQIDPILLASFCEQIIDIMDRPCTRVLPRIDRFNRFISLLIYIPREYYDSFVREKIGNYLSEVYVGRVSAYYSSVLEEGLVRIHFVIGRSVGEMINLSKESLEEGVRSIVACWEERFYKSAGNGVPRFIFSQTFQDVFSPEKAVENLCYIKNCAEGKEQLCICFSSKDNGDVQIRIFHANGPFSLSKRVPLLENLGFTVISEDTFEIKMLTNDEEHLVVLYQMDLKAATGQFDLSNRIDALVEAFKYIFQDRVDNDSFNHLIMLTDLRVYEISVLRSYARYLRQAAVTWSQDLIAYILSKNPAISQLLFSLFRNRFDPILSEQEREKSTNEILKEIDSALLKVPSLDDDTVLRLYVNLILGTLRTNYFQKHQGDVPLVFKFDSSKINSIGTDELHREIFVYGVEVEGVHLRYGKIARGGLRWSDRAADYRTEVLGLVRAQKVKNAVIVPVGAKGGFYPKRLPSEGSRNEVIKIGSDAYKTYVRALLSITDNFEGKEIVNPDNTVCIDGYDPYFVVAADKGTATFSDTANSLAQETKFWLDDAFASGGSMGYDHKKMGITARGAWETVKRHFREMDIDIQSMPFTVAGVGDMSGDVFGNGMLLSRNIKLVAAFDRSDIFIDPDPDLETTFDERKRLFDSPSSSWQDFDRKVLSKGGMIISRREKAVQLNPEAAAVIGISKKIATPSEIVSAILMAPVDLLWFGGIGTYVCAPKENNADIGDKANNLVRVTADKVRAKVIGEGANLGLTQQARIVYALNGGRINSDSIDNSGGVNCSDLEVNIKIALASAMRDGRLTLKDRNKLLISMTSEVVELVLRNNYLQSLAISLESRKSMAMMWNFAQLMKFLEKEGSLNREVEHLSSVTSFEERVRDEIPFSRPEIGILLSYAKLKLSEQLLESNLIDDPFFSNLLLSYFPRQLSQLYPKDVMNHQLRRAIIATVLANGIINKGGSCFVVSLVKETSSSIEDVVRSAIIADAGYELESLWKEVDKLDNQISGELQNKIYEEIRLIFINLTRLLIKNGKFIGDIGNAVKRIVTAFHQLNSLLQKKIPAEWSERFNNRVMNLTNKGFPVDLANKIVRMQFLMVVPDLIDISETCDTSLLVVLDMWSAISEGLGVDRLLSVANNVKVDDHYEGLALSAGLDWMYSARREMIAKAITTSSSVDTIMRNEKWKEVKDQVFDILSSEDEVTVAHITVATHLLSGFLLKI
- the sbcB gene encoding exodeoxyribonuclease I, with translation MIFNNCFVIYDYETFGKNPALDRPAQFAGVRVDHQWEKIESKESFFCKPTDDYLVDPESVLITGITPQKALRDGILEAEFAQRIHQFFSEPNTCIVGYNNIRFDDEYSRNIFYRNFYDPYGWSWKNGNSRWDLLDVIRAIHDFSPAGIKWPCRNDGAPSFKLQDLVLANGIEYVNAHDAEADVYATLALAKLVRRKKPKLFQYLYDHRDKNILRKLVDIQNMVPLVHVSGMFGNLLGNTALIAPIAWHPNYKDQLISCNLSGDMRVFQNYDSDNLAKKLFTSRDKSNSSVSIPIKLVHLNRCPILVSVDYFSEKHFKRWGIDYNRCLDNLELLRQQTDLRDKVRSIFSTPFSTSQDVDAQLYDGFFGDKDRAIMNRILDTKPRELSTLDVQFMDQRLHELFFRYKARNYPDTLNNQEKKKWLKHRKNIFTQSRIEEYKHKIHDLKIIYKGDGQKEQLMSSLLEYLQWIISKD
- a CDS encoding YebC/PmpR family DNA-binding transcriptional regulator; the protein is MAGHSQFKNIMHRKERKDALRSKIFSKLSREITVSAKLSGQNPLENPRLRLAIQNAKNQSMPKENIDRAIKKAGSDDLDNYTNIRYEGYGPEGVAIIIEALTDNRNRTASNIRSIFTKANGSLGSTGSATRFFEQVGEIIYHSTIGDYNTAMDAAIEADASEVILENQEYIFYCDFHDIGSTSNKLEEKIGEAQSINVIWKPLNFIRISNADKVKSIIKMIDSLEEDDDIQSVYSNLEIADEAMKNSSF
- a CDS encoding TIGR00282 family metallophosphoesterase, which gives rise to MRLLFLGDIVGKTGRSIVYETLPRLIKDFKLDFVIANGENSAGGFGITEKIFFEMMEIGIDVVTTGNHTWDKKEALVFSQRHPQLLRPANYPLDTPGNGSGLYQTKNGANILVANIMGRVFMNPLLDDPFKTSDKILETCPLKEQADVIVFDFHAETTSEKQCFAHFVDGRASLVVGTHTHIPTADAQILDGGTGYISDLGMCGDYNSSIGLDKEEPINRFVTQIPRNRFVVANGPSTLCGICADISNVTGLTTKICPIRIGPRLQEIRPNFWT
- a CDS encoding 5-formyltetrahydrofolate cyclo-ligase encodes the protein MTLQEQKNLIRKEKKTMRDNLSYESRHEKSVALANIGAKEIPFKKGMKIAFFYPIHSEVNVNILIDKIKDREFSFCLPAITGNKMVFRQYENPKNLVKSSFGTLSPPSYYREINPDIILMPLLAFDSQGNRIGYGRGYYDRAIAGARLEGKNSYLVGVAFNIQETPCIRAESTDIRLHAILTESRFHQFSAEYTEKA